AAAGCAAGCCGGCCAGTTCTTTGCGGTAGGCGCGGCCCTCCGGGTCCTCTTCGCTCCATAGGGTGAGCAGGCCCAAGGCTGCCTTGTGGGCTTGGCCGCCGGCGTAGCGTTTGTTTTGGCGCAATAGCTCCAGCAGGCCATCCATGCCCGCGGCGATCTGGCCGCGGCCCACCAGGCGTAGGCTGTTGGCGAATATGGGGCTCAGTGCGTCTTCGCTCAGCTCACCGTTGGCGGCATCCGCCATTGCTTGAGCCAGCGCGGCCAGTTGTTCGGCCTGGGTATACAGCTTGCTGACGGGAAAGTTGCGCAGGATCGGCAAGGCCCCGGCGAAGTCACCGCGGGCGATCTGGCTTTTGGCTACCCCGAGCAGCGCAGCGGGATGGTCAGGATTGGTGTCCAGCACTTGGCGCAAGGTTACTTCGGCCGCGTCCCACTCGTGCTGGGCGAGCAAGTGCTCGGCGCGGCCTACTTCTATGTCCTGGGTGCTGGGGCCGAGGGCCGCCACGAACTCGC
The DNA window shown above is from Anaerolineales bacterium and carries:
- a CDS encoding tetratricopeptide repeat protein — protein: MSTPEVIQITEANFPLQVLEHSRQQVVVLSFSADWCIPCRGLDHALWQLANEAGHIFRLARLDVDAQPRLAKQLGAAKVPAVKAFRNGQVVAEFQGHPGEARLREFVAALGPSTQDIEVGRAEHLLAQHEWDAAEVTLRQVLDTNPDHPAALLGVAKSQIARGDFAGALPILRNFPVSKLYTQAEQLAALAQAMADAANGELSEDALSPIFANSLRLVGRGQIAAGMDGLLELLRQNKRYAGGQAHKAALGLLTLWSEEDPEGRAYRKELAGLLF